The following proteins are encoded in a genomic region of Arachis stenosperma cultivar V10309 chromosome 4, arast.V10309.gnm1.PFL2, whole genome shotgun sequence:
- the LOC130973187 gene encoding RGS1-HXK1-interacting protein 1 isoform X2 has translation MAEIDSSLPSASPPADASPQPLPPPSSEFAQSSLASLAENLQRSAIESARTVHHNSSNHIRTFQDFLPDAVSQYRDYENAFFNKVKDGVVVARENPALGAGFAISAALLLMRGPRRFLYRNTLGRFQSEEYATVEKGVRDLNISVDFMKKESKKLLERAALAERDMKYGRTELMSAGTQYQQLAKSLYKVEARANDLMDRLREIPTREALALRAEVASLASSLKKQKFAVDKRIMKISELGVAI, from the exons ATGGCAGAGATAGATTCGTCGTTGCCTTCAGCTTCTCCACCCGCAGATGCTTCCCCTCAGCCCCTGCCACCGCCGTCATCGGAATTCGCACAATCATCTTTGGCCTCCCTCGCTGAGAATCTCCAGCGTTCCGCCATTGAATCTGCTCGTACCGTCCACCACAACTCTTCCAACCATATCCGCACCTTCCAG GATTTTTTACCAGATGCAGTATCACAGTACAGAGATTATGAAAACGCTTTTTTCAACAAAGTTAAAG ATGGAGTGGTGGTTGCAAGAGAGAATCCAGCCTTAGGTGCCGGTTTTGCAATTTCTGCTGCCCTTCTTCTTATGCGAG GCCCAAGAAGGTTTTTGTACCGTAATACACTGGGTCGATTTCAGAGTGAGGAG TATGCTACTGTTGAAAAGGGTGTGAGGGACTTGAACATTTCAGTAGATTTTATGAAGAAGGAGAGCAAAAAATTGCTTGAAAGGGCAGCTCTCGCTGAGAGGGATATGAAATATGGGCGTACTGAGCTAAT GAGTGCTGGAACCCAATATCAACAGCTGGCAAAATCATTATACAAAGTTGAAGCACGAGCTAATG ATTTGATGGACAGGCTACGGGAGATACCCACCCGTGAAGCTCTTGCGCTTCGAGCTGAG GTTGCCTCTCTAGCTTCAAGTTTGAAGAAGCAGAAATTTGCTGTGGATAAACGGATCATGAAAATCTCCGAGTTAGGGGTAGCTATATGA
- the LOC130973187 gene encoding RGS1-HXK1-interacting protein 1 isoform X1: protein MAEIDSSLPSASPPADASPQPLPPPSSEFAQSSLASLAENLQRSAIESARTVHHNSSNHIRTFQDFLPDAVSQYRDYENAFFNKVKDGVVVARENPALGAGFAISAALLLMRGPRRFLYRNTLGRFQSEEAQYATVEKGVRDLNISVDFMKKESKKLLERAALAERDMKYGRTELMSAGTQYQQLAKSLYKVEARANDLMDRLREIPTREALALRAEVASLASSLKKQKFAVDKRIMKISELGVAI, encoded by the exons ATGGCAGAGATAGATTCGTCGTTGCCTTCAGCTTCTCCACCCGCAGATGCTTCCCCTCAGCCCCTGCCACCGCCGTCATCGGAATTCGCACAATCATCTTTGGCCTCCCTCGCTGAGAATCTCCAGCGTTCCGCCATTGAATCTGCTCGTACCGTCCACCACAACTCTTCCAACCATATCCGCACCTTCCAG GATTTTTTACCAGATGCAGTATCACAGTACAGAGATTATGAAAACGCTTTTTTCAACAAAGTTAAAG ATGGAGTGGTGGTTGCAAGAGAGAATCCAGCCTTAGGTGCCGGTTTTGCAATTTCTGCTGCCCTTCTTCTTATGCGAG GCCCAAGAAGGTTTTTGTACCGTAATACACTGGGTCGATTTCAGAGTGAGGAG GCGCAGTATGCTACTGTTGAAAAGGGTGTGAGGGACTTGAACATTTCAGTAGATTTTATGAAGAAGGAGAGCAAAAAATTGCTTGAAAGGGCAGCTCTCGCTGAGAGGGATATGAAATATGGGCGTACTGAGCTAAT GAGTGCTGGAACCCAATATCAACAGCTGGCAAAATCATTATACAAAGTTGAAGCACGAGCTAATG ATTTGATGGACAGGCTACGGGAGATACCCACCCGTGAAGCTCTTGCGCTTCGAGCTGAG GTTGCCTCTCTAGCTTCAAGTTTGAAGAAGCAGAAATTTGCTGTGGATAAACGGATCATGAAAATCTCCGAGTTAGGGGTAGCTATATGA